A stretch of the Equus caballus isolate H_3958 breed thoroughbred chromosome X, TB-T2T, whole genome shotgun sequence genome encodes the following:
- the ZNF275 gene encoding zinc finger protein 275 isoform X1, with product MLEAQDLVMFGSVAQYLTKREWLRLDFEQRTLAYYGNVTSVGVPVLNPALVSCLLLVSIPSHNVDRAKLSESVSVTQRRTMGEEAQPQEMASTSSPSTSEPSPEVKQNGESEGSGGSPQNLPVEHHFACKECGDTFRLKVLLVQHQRIHSEEKGWECGDCGTVFRGVSDFNEHRKSHVAAEPRPGPSWALDDAVEKREQMEREAKPFECEECGKRFKKNAGLSQHLRVHSREKPFDCEECGRSFKVNTHLFRHQKLHTSEKPFACKACSRDFLDRQELLKHQRMHTGHLPFDCDDCGKSFRGVNGLAEHQRIHSGAKPYGCPHCGKLFRRSSELTKHRRIHTGEKPYECGQCGKAFRQSSSLLEHQRIHTGERPYACGDCGKAFRGPSDLIKHRRIHSGLKPYECDKCGKAFRRSSGLSRHRRTHSGARRCECSECGRVFKRRSALQKHQPTHQE from the exons ATGCTCGAGGCCCAG GATTTGGTGATGTTTGGCAGTGTGGCACAGTACCTCACAAAAAGGGAGTGGTTAAGGCTGGACTTTGAGCAAAGGACACTGGCATATTACGGGAACGTGACCTCCGTGG GAGTTCCTGTTTTGAATCCTGCCTTGGTCTCTTGCCTGCTGTTGGTATCAATCCCATCCCATAACGTGGATCGAGCTAAGCTTTCTG AAAGCGTGTCAGTGACCCAGCGTCGGACCATGGGTGAAGAAGCCCAGCCACAGGAGATGGCGTCTACAAGCTCCCCGAGCACCAGTGAGCCCAGCCCTGAGGTCAAACAGAATGGGGAGTCTGAGGGGAGCGGGGGGAGCCCCCAGAATCTGCCTGTAGAACATCACTTTGCGTGTAAAGAGTGTGGAGACACCTTTCGGCTTAAGGTCCTCCTGGTGCAGCACCAGAGAATTCACAGTGAGGAGAAGGGCTGGGAGTGCGGCGATTGCGGGACGGTCTTCCGGGGCGTCTCTGACTTCAACGAGCACCGCAAGAGCCACGTGGCTGCAGAGCCGCGGCCTGGCCCAAGTTGGGCCCTTGATGATGCCGTGGAGAAGAGGGAGCAAATGGAGAGGGAGGCAAAGCCCTTTGAGTGTGAGGAATGTGGGAAAAGGTTTAAGAAGAACGCAGGCCTCAGTCAGCATCTGCGCGTCCACAGCCGGGAGAAGCCCTTTGACTGTGAGGAGTGTGGGCGGTCCTTCAAAGTGAACACTCACCTCTTTCGACATCAGAAGCTTCACACTTCGGAAAAGCCCTTTGCCTGCAAGGCATGTAGCAGGGATTTCCTGGATCGCCAGGAGCTTCTCAAGCACCAGCGAATGCACACTGGCCACCTGCCCTTCGACTGCGACGACTGTGGCAAGTCCTTCCGAGGGGTCAACGGCCTGGCTGAGCACCAGCGCATCCACAGCGGGGCCAAGCCCTACGGGTGTCCCCACTGTGGCAAGCTCTTCCGGAGGAGCTCGGAGCTGACCAAGCATCGGCGCATCCACACAGGCGAGAAGCCCTATGAGTGCGGCCAGTGCGGGAAGGCCTTCCGGCAGAGCTCCAGCCTCCTGGAGCACCAGCGCATCCACACCGGGGAGCGGCCCTACGCCTGTGGCGACTGCGGCAAGGCCTTCCGGGGGCCCTCCGACCTGATTAAACACCGGCGCATCCACAGCGGACTGAAACCCTATGAGTGTGACAAATGCGGGAAGGCCTTCCGGAGGAGCTCCGGCCTGAGTCGCCATCGGAGGACCCACAGTGGAGCAAGACGCTGCGAGTGCAGTGAGTGTGGCCGTGTGTTCAAGAGGCGGTCGGCGCTGCAGAAGCACCAGCCCACCCACCAGGAGTAG
- the ZNF275 gene encoding zinc finger protein 275 isoform X2 yields the protein MFGSVAQYLTKREWLRLDFEQRTLAYYGNVTSVGVPVLNPALVSCLLLVSIPSHNVDRAKLSESVSVTQRRTMGEEAQPQEMASTSSPSTSEPSPEVKQNGESEGSGGSPQNLPVEHHFACKECGDTFRLKVLLVQHQRIHSEEKGWECGDCGTVFRGVSDFNEHRKSHVAAEPRPGPSWALDDAVEKREQMEREAKPFECEECGKRFKKNAGLSQHLRVHSREKPFDCEECGRSFKVNTHLFRHQKLHTSEKPFACKACSRDFLDRQELLKHQRMHTGHLPFDCDDCGKSFRGVNGLAEHQRIHSGAKPYGCPHCGKLFRRSSELTKHRRIHTGEKPYECGQCGKAFRQSSSLLEHQRIHTGERPYACGDCGKAFRGPSDLIKHRRIHSGLKPYECDKCGKAFRRSSGLSRHRRTHSGARRCECSECGRVFKRRSALQKHQPTHQE from the exons ATGTTTGGCAGTGTGGCACAGTACCTCACAAAAAGGGAGTGGTTAAGGCTGGACTTTGAGCAAAGGACACTGGCATATTACGGGAACGTGACCTCCGTGG GAGTTCCTGTTTTGAATCCTGCCTTGGTCTCTTGCCTGCTGTTGGTATCAATCCCATCCCATAACGTGGATCGAGCTAAGCTTTCTG AAAGCGTGTCAGTGACCCAGCGTCGGACCATGGGTGAAGAAGCCCAGCCACAGGAGATGGCGTCTACAAGCTCCCCGAGCACCAGTGAGCCCAGCCCTGAGGTCAAACAGAATGGGGAGTCTGAGGGGAGCGGGGGGAGCCCCCAGAATCTGCCTGTAGAACATCACTTTGCGTGTAAAGAGTGTGGAGACACCTTTCGGCTTAAGGTCCTCCTGGTGCAGCACCAGAGAATTCACAGTGAGGAGAAGGGCTGGGAGTGCGGCGATTGCGGGACGGTCTTCCGGGGCGTCTCTGACTTCAACGAGCACCGCAAGAGCCACGTGGCTGCAGAGCCGCGGCCTGGCCCAAGTTGGGCCCTTGATGATGCCGTGGAGAAGAGGGAGCAAATGGAGAGGGAGGCAAAGCCCTTTGAGTGTGAGGAATGTGGGAAAAGGTTTAAGAAGAACGCAGGCCTCAGTCAGCATCTGCGCGTCCACAGCCGGGAGAAGCCCTTTGACTGTGAGGAGTGTGGGCGGTCCTTCAAAGTGAACACTCACCTCTTTCGACATCAGAAGCTTCACACTTCGGAAAAGCCCTTTGCCTGCAAGGCATGTAGCAGGGATTTCCTGGATCGCCAGGAGCTTCTCAAGCACCAGCGAATGCACACTGGCCACCTGCCCTTCGACTGCGACGACTGTGGCAAGTCCTTCCGAGGGGTCAACGGCCTGGCTGAGCACCAGCGCATCCACAGCGGGGCCAAGCCCTACGGGTGTCCCCACTGTGGCAAGCTCTTCCGGAGGAGCTCGGAGCTGACCAAGCATCGGCGCATCCACACAGGCGAGAAGCCCTATGAGTGCGGCCAGTGCGGGAAGGCCTTCCGGCAGAGCTCCAGCCTCCTGGAGCACCAGCGCATCCACACCGGGGAGCGGCCCTACGCCTGTGGCGACTGCGGCAAGGCCTTCCGGGGGCCCTCCGACCTGATTAAACACCGGCGCATCCACAGCGGACTGAAACCCTATGAGTGTGACAAATGCGGGAAGGCCTTCCGGAGGAGCTCCGGCCTGAGTCGCCATCGGAGGACCCACAGTGGAGCAAGACGCTGCGAGTGCAGTGAGTGTGGCCGTGTGTTCAAGAGGCGGTCGGCGCTGCAGAAGCACCAGCCCACCCACCAGGAGTAG
- the ZNF275 gene encoding zinc finger protein 275 isoform X3: MGEEAQPQEMASTSSPSTSEPSPEVKQNGESEGSGGSPQNLPVEHHFACKECGDTFRLKVLLVQHQRIHSEEKGWECGDCGTVFRGVSDFNEHRKSHVAAEPRPGPSWALDDAVEKREQMEREAKPFECEECGKRFKKNAGLSQHLRVHSREKPFDCEECGRSFKVNTHLFRHQKLHTSEKPFACKACSRDFLDRQELLKHQRMHTGHLPFDCDDCGKSFRGVNGLAEHQRIHSGAKPYGCPHCGKLFRRSSELTKHRRIHTGEKPYECGQCGKAFRQSSSLLEHQRIHTGERPYACGDCGKAFRGPSDLIKHRRIHSGLKPYECDKCGKAFRRSSGLSRHRRTHSGARRCECSECGRVFKRRSALQKHQPTHQE, translated from the coding sequence ATGGGTGAAGAAGCCCAGCCACAGGAGATGGCGTCTACAAGCTCCCCGAGCACCAGTGAGCCCAGCCCTGAGGTCAAACAGAATGGGGAGTCTGAGGGGAGCGGGGGGAGCCCCCAGAATCTGCCTGTAGAACATCACTTTGCGTGTAAAGAGTGTGGAGACACCTTTCGGCTTAAGGTCCTCCTGGTGCAGCACCAGAGAATTCACAGTGAGGAGAAGGGCTGGGAGTGCGGCGATTGCGGGACGGTCTTCCGGGGCGTCTCTGACTTCAACGAGCACCGCAAGAGCCACGTGGCTGCAGAGCCGCGGCCTGGCCCAAGTTGGGCCCTTGATGATGCCGTGGAGAAGAGGGAGCAAATGGAGAGGGAGGCAAAGCCCTTTGAGTGTGAGGAATGTGGGAAAAGGTTTAAGAAGAACGCAGGCCTCAGTCAGCATCTGCGCGTCCACAGCCGGGAGAAGCCCTTTGACTGTGAGGAGTGTGGGCGGTCCTTCAAAGTGAACACTCACCTCTTTCGACATCAGAAGCTTCACACTTCGGAAAAGCCCTTTGCCTGCAAGGCATGTAGCAGGGATTTCCTGGATCGCCAGGAGCTTCTCAAGCACCAGCGAATGCACACTGGCCACCTGCCCTTCGACTGCGACGACTGTGGCAAGTCCTTCCGAGGGGTCAACGGCCTGGCTGAGCACCAGCGCATCCACAGCGGGGCCAAGCCCTACGGGTGTCCCCACTGTGGCAAGCTCTTCCGGAGGAGCTCGGAGCTGACCAAGCATCGGCGCATCCACACAGGCGAGAAGCCCTATGAGTGCGGCCAGTGCGGGAAGGCCTTCCGGCAGAGCTCCAGCCTCCTGGAGCACCAGCGCATCCACACCGGGGAGCGGCCCTACGCCTGTGGCGACTGCGGCAAGGCCTTCCGGGGGCCCTCCGACCTGATTAAACACCGGCGCATCCACAGCGGACTGAAACCCTATGAGTGTGACAAATGCGGGAAGGCCTTCCGGAGGAGCTCCGGCCTGAGTCGCCATCGGAGGACCCACAGTGGAGCAAGACGCTGCGAGTGCAGTGAGTGTGGCCGTGTGTTCAAGAGGCGGTCGGCGCTGCAGAAGCACCAGCCCACCCACCAGGAGTAG